From Topomyia yanbarensis strain Yona2022 chromosome 1, ASM3024719v1, whole genome shotgun sequence, one genomic window encodes:
- the LOC131677270 gene encoding uncharacterized protein LOC131677270 isoform X2 — MMCLWRGKLVVNVLILLVITLSAGVVRCQESTNGEPTEADGTASNGSAAGSGDMKDEPSGGGNSGENFVAIHVDAVGAKEQLNPSLRGLSHIAISYLPKRYTFNAVLSATREVVAGVRYELVVRAQDETQIEVICRMTVLEKPWLSTESGDKYRLLEYSNCTSTDGESIDGVEVVTKLNPIFDPNIRGQQEMSPSRFKDLVQQIIVEKHVVHEITTTPVVELAGTTGLPNSPELGESSKDALDQLFSIGNEAQQKRRISADANQQQQEVIEEIIIPKRIESSQSEVRTTEVPAESTTMTIDQQVQSTFEEVFKTHREIQKALDEVIQKGGGRDVQLKYEPVFASLLDKVKTSIDNYYRTINPNGGEANVDTMAFVVSDNVASPRSSTSETTVANHSSTSEEDDQQQQQVIQTEFDERLPPQAPARELSPPKIDAVVMQFSDESDEQQQQQVVQQPRTREELVKEFNADDSQQRGKRAARSYSHEHDFYHSPFLDHSSGESHEHHGSPYYIPYNYHNRGKRFVEMDLDGSADQALVDNTEKSLAEAIEMLDRMDADPFKRVLLEVISVKRISQFTSAIEQKGDLFVARVVTANSHCIEEAEDEVKCKRLLIDGSSKFCTLEIRVKDKEVRLVKSECVPHKSAGMPGGHQEVDVSELEHQRRIQAGLKQYNKGKLRSTKFIIRCGSVQVVAGTVHRYTVDLLDEDDKVASNCKVKIYTPLGDVPDYKFDCQDVSPNRVTRDVERKKLSKAPKVGSPAELTPEEYSKPEHTDRIRGILLSSAGGSSDRKYRVVGATQQLVAGTLYTYKLVFNDDPDKRVCKLTSHEKPWLKEKSPAEAQKVSFSCPDAPKSRVRRAFCAGCPSALSPSDLKDAETLERINKIMLATGGVAQSKPEILNGTTQVVAGMKYIYFVAYNVADTRRVCELSAWERPWLAESDPQEAYIYESKCDGQDESNGVKQSRQKRLAGGPRLLTEEELQQDEHVERINKILVASGGTKQDKPRILNGTAQVVAGTSYTYYISYPIDGDERVCYLNSWERPWLEKKKPTEAYKYTFRCDGSDENSLKRVRRHAKKVGGSNELSSDDLKDKSHIERIKAGLVTYNEEKSKSYQDFEIIKGSVQLVAGSLYKYTFKVKDDPGVICKISVWERVWLDTQDQRKYNVKCDGDDDPEHEQQLPAAKRSARSVRPHPDHLEQHYSRGNDHARHLFEKFKLRHNRTYQSTLEHEMRFRIFKNNLFQIEQLNKYELGTAKYGITHFADMTSEEYKQRTGLVVPREQDRNSIRNPLAKIDEHMELPAAFDWRDLGAVTKVKNQGSCGSCWAFSVTGNIEGLHQIKTKKLEEYSEQELLDCDAVDNACQGGYMEDAYKAIEKLGGLELESEYPYLAKKQKHCHLNKTMVHVRVTGAVDLPKNETAIAQFLVANGPVSIGLNANAMQFYRGGISHPWRPLCSKKNLDHGVLIVGYGIKEYPMFNKTLPFWIVKNSWGPKWGEQGYYRVYRGDNTCGVSEMATSAVLE, encoded by the exons GACGAACCGTCGGGAGGTGGTAACAGCGGCGAAAACTTTGTCGCTATTCACGTGGATGCGGTCGGTGCCAAAGAGCAGTTGAATCCATCCCTCCGAGGTCTGTCACATATTGCCATCAGTTACCTACCGAAACGTTATACATTCAATGCGGTCCTGTCAGCAACTCGGGAAGTCGTTGCGGGTGTTCGCTACGAGTTGGTAGTCCGAGCACAGGATGAAACACAGATCGAAGTTATCTGTAGGATGACGGTCTTGGAGAAACCCTGGTTGTCGACGGAGAGTGGAGATAAATACCGATTGTTAGAATACAGCAATTGTACGTCTACGGATGGGGAGTCAATCGACGGGGTCGAAGTTGTTACCAAGCTAAACCCTATCTTTGATCCAAATATCAGAGGCCAACAGGAAATGAGTCCTTCTCGGTTCAAAGATTTGGTTCAACAAATTATTGTAGAAAAGCATGTGGTTCATGAGATTACTACCACTCCTGTAGTGGAGCTCGCCGGCACTACAGGACTGCCAAATTCTCCCGAGTTAGGTGAATCATCTAAGGACGCATTAGATCAATTGTTCTCCATCGGAAATGAGGCACAGCAGAAACGTCGTATTTCGGCTGACGCAAATCAACAACAGCAGGAGGTTATCGAAGAGATCATCATACCTAAGCGAATTGAGTCTTCTCAATCGGAAGTGCGAACTACGGAAGTTCCAGCAGAATCGACAACCATGACGATCGATCAGCAGGTGCAGTCTACGTTCGAGGAAGTATTCAAGACCCATCGAGAAATTCAGAAAGCTCTGGACGAGGTAATTCAGAAGGGAGGAGGTCGTGATGTTCAGCTAAAATACGAACCAGTATTTGCGTCTTTGCTTGATAAAGTCAAAACTAGCATCGATAACTACTACAGGACCATCAATCCCAACGGCGGGGAAGCTAATGTGGACACAATGGCTTTTGTCGTTAGTGATAATGTCGCTTCGCCACGCAGTTCAACGTCGGAGACCACCGTAGCCAATCATTCATCGACAAGTGAGGAAGATGATCAACAGCAACAGCAAGTGATTCAAACCGAATTTGATGAACGACTTCCACCACAAGCGCCAGCCCGTGAACTCTCCCCTCCCAAGATAGACGCAGTGGTGATGCAGTTTAGCGATGAAAGTgatgaacagcagcagcaacaggtTGTCCAGCAGCCACGTACTCGGGAAGAGTTGGTTAAGGAATTCAATGCAGATGATTCTCAGCAACGAGGTAAAAGAGCGGCACGATCGTATTCCCACGAGCACGATTTCTACCATTCACCTTTCCTTGATCATTCTTCGGGAGAATCCCATGAACATCACGGTAGTCCTTACTACATCCCGTACAACTATCATAACCGTGGAAAGCGATTCGTTGAGATGGACCTAGACGGTAGTGCTGACCAGGCGCTGGTCGATAACACGGAGAAGTCACTAGCCGAAGCAATCGAAATGTTGGACCGAATGGACGCGGATCCGTTCAAGCGCGTTCTGCTAGAGGTGATCAGTGTCAAACGTATTAGCCAGTTCACCAGTGCGATCGAGCAGAAAGGGGACCTGTTTGTGGCACGGGTCGTCACGGCCAACTCACACTGTATCGAAGAAGCGGAAGATGAGGTCAAATGCAAACGGCTGCTGATCGACGGGAGtagcaaattttgcacacttgaG ATTCGAGTTAAGGACAAGGAAGTTCGGCTGGTGAAATCGGAGTGCGTTCCGCACAAGTCCGCTGGGATGCCCGGTGGTCATCAGGAGGTCGACGTATCGGAGTTGGAACATCAGCGGCGCATTCAGGCTGGTTTGAAGCAGTACAACAAAGGGAAGCTGCG ATCAACCAAATTCATCATTCGCTGCGGTTCGGTCCAGGTGGTAGCCGGGACGGTTCACCGTTACACCGTAGATTTGCTGGACGAAGACGATAAGGTCGCCAGCAATTGCAAAGTAAAGATCTACACGCCACTCGGTGATGTTCCCGATTACAAATTCGACTGCCAGGATGTGTCACCCAATCGAGTCACTCGTGATGTCGAACGTAAGAAGCTCAGCAAAGCACCCAAAGTGGGTTCGCCAGCGGAACTAACCCCAGAAGAGTACAGCAAACCGGAACACACCGATCGTATCCGGGGGATTTTGCTTAGCTCGGCAGGTGGCAGCAGCGATCGTAAGTATCGAGTTGTGGGTGCTACTCAGCAGCTGGTGGCTGGAACGTTGTACACTTACAAGCTGGTCTTCAACGACGATCCGGATAAGCGTGTCTGTAAATTGACTTCGCACGAAAAACCTTGGTTGAAGGAAAAATCACCAGCCGAAGCACAGAAAGTGTCCTTCTCATGTCCTGATGCTCCAAAAAGCCGCGTTCGACGTGCGTTTTGTGCGGGATGTCCTTCAGCTCTGTCACCATCAGATCTTAAGGATGCCGAAACCCTAGAACGGATCAATAAGATTATGCTTGCAACTGGTGGTGTCGCACAAAG CAAACCGGAAATCTTAAACGGCACCACTCAAGTGGTGGCCGGAATGAAGTATATTTATTTTGTTGCTTACAACGTCGCCGATACTCGAAGAGTTTGCGAACTAAGCGCCTGGGAGCGGCCATGGCTTGCTGAATCAGATCCCCAAGAAGCCTACATCTACGAGTCCAAGTGCGACGGGCAAGATGAGAGCAATGGAGTGAAGCAATCAAGACAGAAACGACTCGCCGGTGGACCGCGTTTGCTGACCGAGGAGGAGCTACAACAGGATGAACATGTCGAACGAATCAACAAGATTCTGGTGGCATCAGGCGGAACAAAACAGGA CAAACCGAGAATTCTCAATGGCACAGCTCAAGTCGTGGCCGGTACTAGCTACACATACTACATTTCCTACCCGATAGACGGTGATGAACGGGTTTGCTATTTAAATTCATGGGAACGTCCTTGGTTGGAAAAGAAGAAGCCAACTGAAGCCTACAAGTACACTTTCCGTTGCGATGGTAGTGATGAGAATTCCTTGAAGCGAGTGCGTCGCCACGCTAAGAAAGTTGGCGGATCGAACGAACTATCCTCGGATGACCTGAAAGATAAAAGCCACATCGAGCGGATCAAAGCAGGATTGGTGACATACAACGAGGAAAAATCTAAATCATATCA AGACTTCGAAATTATCAAAGGTTCCGTCCAACTGGTTGCTGGTTCACTTTACAAGTACACGTTCAAAGTGAAAGACGACCCAGGTGTAATCTGCAAAATTTCCGTTTGGGAGCGCGTCTGGTTGGACACACAGGACCAGCGGAAGTACAACGTAAAGTGCGATGGAGACGACGATCCAGAGCACGAGCAACAACTACCTGCTGCGAAACGATCGGCACGATCCGTACGGCCCCACCCGGATCACCTGGAGCAGCATTACTCACGTGGCAATGACCATGCGCGCCACCTGTTTGAGAAGTTCAAATTGCGGCACAATCGCACCTACCAAAGCACCTTGGAGCACGAGATGCGGTTCCGCATTTTTAAGAATAACCTCTTCCAGATTGAACAGCTAAACAAGTATGAACTTGGGACGGCCAAGTACGGAATTACACATTTCGCCGATATGACCAGTGAAGAGTACAAACAGCGAACAGGATTGGTTGTACCCCGAGAACAGGACCGAAATTCGATTCGAAACCCTTTGGCTAAAATTGACGAGCATATGGAACTGCCGGCTGCTTTCGACTGGAGAGATCTTGGGGCTGTTACAAAA GTAAAAAATCAAGGCAGCTGCGGATCCTGTTGGGCCTTCAGCGTTACAGGCAACATCGAAGGTTTGCACCAAATTAAAACCAAAAAACTGGAAGAGTACTCCGAACAGGAACTGCTTGACTGCGATGCCGTCGATAATGCCTGCCAAGGTGGCTATATGGAAGATGCCTACAA AGCTATCGAAAAACTAGGTGGTCTGGAGTTGGAGAGCGAGTATCCCTACCTGGCGAAGAAACAAAAGCATTGTCATCTGAACAAAACCATGGTACATGTCCGCGTGACGGGAGCGGTAGATCTTCCGAAAAACGAAACCGCCATCGCACAATTTCTGGTAGCTAACGGACCAGTTTCTATCGGTCTAAATGCCAACGCAATGCAATTTTACCGGGGTGGTATATCGCATCCGTGGCGTCCGCTTTGCAGTAAGAAGAATCTGGACCACGGGGTGCTGATCGTCGGATACGGCATCAAAGAGTATCCAATGTTCAACAAAACTCTACCCTTCTGGATTGTTAAGAACTCCTGGGGTCCGAAGTGGGGTGAACAGGGCTACTATCGGGTCTACCGAGGTGATAATACTTGCGGTGTCAGCGAGATGGCAACGTCGGCCGTGCTAGAGTAA
- the LOC131677270 gene encoding uncharacterized protein LOC131677270 isoform X1 produces MMCLWRGKLVVNVLILLVITLSAGVVRCQESTNGEPTEADGTASNGSAAGSGDMKDFLASGLRLEHELVKEQADEPSGGGNSGENFVAIHVDAVGAKEQLNPSLRGLSHIAISYLPKRYTFNAVLSATREVVAGVRYELVVRAQDETQIEVICRMTVLEKPWLSTESGDKYRLLEYSNCTSTDGESIDGVEVVTKLNPIFDPNIRGQQEMSPSRFKDLVQQIIVEKHVVHEITTTPVVELAGTTGLPNSPELGESSKDALDQLFSIGNEAQQKRRISADANQQQQEVIEEIIIPKRIESSQSEVRTTEVPAESTTMTIDQQVQSTFEEVFKTHREIQKALDEVIQKGGGRDVQLKYEPVFASLLDKVKTSIDNYYRTINPNGGEANVDTMAFVVSDNVASPRSSTSETTVANHSSTSEEDDQQQQQVIQTEFDERLPPQAPARELSPPKIDAVVMQFSDESDEQQQQQVVQQPRTREELVKEFNADDSQQRGKRAARSYSHEHDFYHSPFLDHSSGESHEHHGSPYYIPYNYHNRGKRFVEMDLDGSADQALVDNTEKSLAEAIEMLDRMDADPFKRVLLEVISVKRISQFTSAIEQKGDLFVARVVTANSHCIEEAEDEVKCKRLLIDGSSKFCTLEIRVKDKEVRLVKSECVPHKSAGMPGGHQEVDVSELEHQRRIQAGLKQYNKGKLRSTKFIIRCGSVQVVAGTVHRYTVDLLDEDDKVASNCKVKIYTPLGDVPDYKFDCQDVSPNRVTRDVERKKLSKAPKVGSPAELTPEEYSKPEHTDRIRGILLSSAGGSSDRKYRVVGATQQLVAGTLYTYKLVFNDDPDKRVCKLTSHEKPWLKEKSPAEAQKVSFSCPDAPKSRVRRAFCAGCPSALSPSDLKDAETLERINKIMLATGGVAQSKPEILNGTTQVVAGMKYIYFVAYNVADTRRVCELSAWERPWLAESDPQEAYIYESKCDGQDESNGVKQSRQKRLAGGPRLLTEEELQQDEHVERINKILVASGGTKQDKPRILNGTAQVVAGTSYTYYISYPIDGDERVCYLNSWERPWLEKKKPTEAYKYTFRCDGSDENSLKRVRRHAKKVGGSNELSSDDLKDKSHIERIKAGLVTYNEEKSKSYQDFEIIKGSVQLVAGSLYKYTFKVKDDPGVICKISVWERVWLDTQDQRKYNVKCDGDDDPEHEQQLPAAKRSARSVRPHPDHLEQHYSRGNDHARHLFEKFKLRHNRTYQSTLEHEMRFRIFKNNLFQIEQLNKYELGTAKYGITHFADMTSEEYKQRTGLVVPREQDRNSIRNPLAKIDEHMELPAAFDWRDLGAVTKVKNQGSCGSCWAFSVTGNIEGLHQIKTKKLEEYSEQELLDCDAVDNACQGGYMEDAYKAIEKLGGLELESEYPYLAKKQKHCHLNKTMVHVRVTGAVDLPKNETAIAQFLVANGPVSIGLNANAMQFYRGGISHPWRPLCSKKNLDHGVLIVGYGIKEYPMFNKTLPFWIVKNSWGPKWGEQGYYRVYRGDNTCGVSEMATSAVLE; encoded by the exons GATTTCCTGGCTTCTGGGCTGCGCTTAGAACATGAACTCGTGAAGGAGCAGGCC GACGAACCGTCGGGAGGTGGTAACAGCGGCGAAAACTTTGTCGCTATTCACGTGGATGCGGTCGGTGCCAAAGAGCAGTTGAATCCATCCCTCCGAGGTCTGTCACATATTGCCATCAGTTACCTACCGAAACGTTATACATTCAATGCGGTCCTGTCAGCAACTCGGGAAGTCGTTGCGGGTGTTCGCTACGAGTTGGTAGTCCGAGCACAGGATGAAACACAGATCGAAGTTATCTGTAGGATGACGGTCTTGGAGAAACCCTGGTTGTCGACGGAGAGTGGAGATAAATACCGATTGTTAGAATACAGCAATTGTACGTCTACGGATGGGGAGTCAATCGACGGGGTCGAAGTTGTTACCAAGCTAAACCCTATCTTTGATCCAAATATCAGAGGCCAACAGGAAATGAGTCCTTCTCGGTTCAAAGATTTGGTTCAACAAATTATTGTAGAAAAGCATGTGGTTCATGAGATTACTACCACTCCTGTAGTGGAGCTCGCCGGCACTACAGGACTGCCAAATTCTCCCGAGTTAGGTGAATCATCTAAGGACGCATTAGATCAATTGTTCTCCATCGGAAATGAGGCACAGCAGAAACGTCGTATTTCGGCTGACGCAAATCAACAACAGCAGGAGGTTATCGAAGAGATCATCATACCTAAGCGAATTGAGTCTTCTCAATCGGAAGTGCGAACTACGGAAGTTCCAGCAGAATCGACAACCATGACGATCGATCAGCAGGTGCAGTCTACGTTCGAGGAAGTATTCAAGACCCATCGAGAAATTCAGAAAGCTCTGGACGAGGTAATTCAGAAGGGAGGAGGTCGTGATGTTCAGCTAAAATACGAACCAGTATTTGCGTCTTTGCTTGATAAAGTCAAAACTAGCATCGATAACTACTACAGGACCATCAATCCCAACGGCGGGGAAGCTAATGTGGACACAATGGCTTTTGTCGTTAGTGATAATGTCGCTTCGCCACGCAGTTCAACGTCGGAGACCACCGTAGCCAATCATTCATCGACAAGTGAGGAAGATGATCAACAGCAACAGCAAGTGATTCAAACCGAATTTGATGAACGACTTCCACCACAAGCGCCAGCCCGTGAACTCTCCCCTCCCAAGATAGACGCAGTGGTGATGCAGTTTAGCGATGAAAGTgatgaacagcagcagcaacaggtTGTCCAGCAGCCACGTACTCGGGAAGAGTTGGTTAAGGAATTCAATGCAGATGATTCTCAGCAACGAGGTAAAAGAGCGGCACGATCGTATTCCCACGAGCACGATTTCTACCATTCACCTTTCCTTGATCATTCTTCGGGAGAATCCCATGAACATCACGGTAGTCCTTACTACATCCCGTACAACTATCATAACCGTGGAAAGCGATTCGTTGAGATGGACCTAGACGGTAGTGCTGACCAGGCGCTGGTCGATAACACGGAGAAGTCACTAGCCGAAGCAATCGAAATGTTGGACCGAATGGACGCGGATCCGTTCAAGCGCGTTCTGCTAGAGGTGATCAGTGTCAAACGTATTAGCCAGTTCACCAGTGCGATCGAGCAGAAAGGGGACCTGTTTGTGGCACGGGTCGTCACGGCCAACTCACACTGTATCGAAGAAGCGGAAGATGAGGTCAAATGCAAACGGCTGCTGATCGACGGGAGtagcaaattttgcacacttgaG ATTCGAGTTAAGGACAAGGAAGTTCGGCTGGTGAAATCGGAGTGCGTTCCGCACAAGTCCGCTGGGATGCCCGGTGGTCATCAGGAGGTCGACGTATCGGAGTTGGAACATCAGCGGCGCATTCAGGCTGGTTTGAAGCAGTACAACAAAGGGAAGCTGCG ATCAACCAAATTCATCATTCGCTGCGGTTCGGTCCAGGTGGTAGCCGGGACGGTTCACCGTTACACCGTAGATTTGCTGGACGAAGACGATAAGGTCGCCAGCAATTGCAAAGTAAAGATCTACACGCCACTCGGTGATGTTCCCGATTACAAATTCGACTGCCAGGATGTGTCACCCAATCGAGTCACTCGTGATGTCGAACGTAAGAAGCTCAGCAAAGCACCCAAAGTGGGTTCGCCAGCGGAACTAACCCCAGAAGAGTACAGCAAACCGGAACACACCGATCGTATCCGGGGGATTTTGCTTAGCTCGGCAGGTGGCAGCAGCGATCGTAAGTATCGAGTTGTGGGTGCTACTCAGCAGCTGGTGGCTGGAACGTTGTACACTTACAAGCTGGTCTTCAACGACGATCCGGATAAGCGTGTCTGTAAATTGACTTCGCACGAAAAACCTTGGTTGAAGGAAAAATCACCAGCCGAAGCACAGAAAGTGTCCTTCTCATGTCCTGATGCTCCAAAAAGCCGCGTTCGACGTGCGTTTTGTGCGGGATGTCCTTCAGCTCTGTCACCATCAGATCTTAAGGATGCCGAAACCCTAGAACGGATCAATAAGATTATGCTTGCAACTGGTGGTGTCGCACAAAG CAAACCGGAAATCTTAAACGGCACCACTCAAGTGGTGGCCGGAATGAAGTATATTTATTTTGTTGCTTACAACGTCGCCGATACTCGAAGAGTTTGCGAACTAAGCGCCTGGGAGCGGCCATGGCTTGCTGAATCAGATCCCCAAGAAGCCTACATCTACGAGTCCAAGTGCGACGGGCAAGATGAGAGCAATGGAGTGAAGCAATCAAGACAGAAACGACTCGCCGGTGGACCGCGTTTGCTGACCGAGGAGGAGCTACAACAGGATGAACATGTCGAACGAATCAACAAGATTCTGGTGGCATCAGGCGGAACAAAACAGGA CAAACCGAGAATTCTCAATGGCACAGCTCAAGTCGTGGCCGGTACTAGCTACACATACTACATTTCCTACCCGATAGACGGTGATGAACGGGTTTGCTATTTAAATTCATGGGAACGTCCTTGGTTGGAAAAGAAGAAGCCAACTGAAGCCTACAAGTACACTTTCCGTTGCGATGGTAGTGATGAGAATTCCTTGAAGCGAGTGCGTCGCCACGCTAAGAAAGTTGGCGGATCGAACGAACTATCCTCGGATGACCTGAAAGATAAAAGCCACATCGAGCGGATCAAAGCAGGATTGGTGACATACAACGAGGAAAAATCTAAATCATATCA AGACTTCGAAATTATCAAAGGTTCCGTCCAACTGGTTGCTGGTTCACTTTACAAGTACACGTTCAAAGTGAAAGACGACCCAGGTGTAATCTGCAAAATTTCCGTTTGGGAGCGCGTCTGGTTGGACACACAGGACCAGCGGAAGTACAACGTAAAGTGCGATGGAGACGACGATCCAGAGCACGAGCAACAACTACCTGCTGCGAAACGATCGGCACGATCCGTACGGCCCCACCCGGATCACCTGGAGCAGCATTACTCACGTGGCAATGACCATGCGCGCCACCTGTTTGAGAAGTTCAAATTGCGGCACAATCGCACCTACCAAAGCACCTTGGAGCACGAGATGCGGTTCCGCATTTTTAAGAATAACCTCTTCCAGATTGAACAGCTAAACAAGTATGAACTTGGGACGGCCAAGTACGGAATTACACATTTCGCCGATATGACCAGTGAAGAGTACAAACAGCGAACAGGATTGGTTGTACCCCGAGAACAGGACCGAAATTCGATTCGAAACCCTTTGGCTAAAATTGACGAGCATATGGAACTGCCGGCTGCTTTCGACTGGAGAGATCTTGGGGCTGTTACAAAA GTAAAAAATCAAGGCAGCTGCGGATCCTGTTGGGCCTTCAGCGTTACAGGCAACATCGAAGGTTTGCACCAAATTAAAACCAAAAAACTGGAAGAGTACTCCGAACAGGAACTGCTTGACTGCGATGCCGTCGATAATGCCTGCCAAGGTGGCTATATGGAAGATGCCTACAA AGCTATCGAAAAACTAGGTGGTCTGGAGTTGGAGAGCGAGTATCCCTACCTGGCGAAGAAACAAAAGCATTGTCATCTGAACAAAACCATGGTACATGTCCGCGTGACGGGAGCGGTAGATCTTCCGAAAAACGAAACCGCCATCGCACAATTTCTGGTAGCTAACGGACCAGTTTCTATCGGTCTAAATGCCAACGCAATGCAATTTTACCGGGGTGGTATATCGCATCCGTGGCGTCCGCTTTGCAGTAAGAAGAATCTGGACCACGGGGTGCTGATCGTCGGATACGGCATCAAAGAGTATCCAATGTTCAACAAAACTCTACCCTTCTGGATTGTTAAGAACTCCTGGGGTCCGAAGTGGGGTGAACAGGGCTACTATCGGGTCTACCGAGGTGATAATACTTGCGGTGTCAGCGAGATGGCAACGTCGGCCGTGCTAGAGTAA